Sequence from the Sphingobium indicum B90A genome:
GCGTCGAAAGCATGACGCGCGTGCCGATGGGCTCGCCCATCACGCTGGCCAAGGCGGGCGGCATCGGCGCCAACCCCTTCTCGGAGGCGATCCAGAAGCGCTATGGCGTGGAGATGTTCAGCCAGTTCCACGGCGCGCAGATGATCGCCGACAAATATGGCTTCACCCGCGACGACCATGACAGGTTCGCGCTCGCCAGCCACCGGAAAGCGGCGGCGGCCATGAATGCAGGCGCGTTCGACGCCGAGATCGTTCCGGTGCCCGTCGTCACGGCGGAAGGGGAGCAGGCGATCCACGACCGCGACGAAGGCGTCCGCGCCGATGCGTCGATGGAGTCGATCGGTTCGGTCAAGTTGCTGAGCGAGGGCGGCACGCTGTCCGCGGCGACCGCGAGCCAGATCTGCGACGGCGCGAGCGGCGTGCTCGTCGCGTCCGAAGCCGCCGTCAGGGCGCATGGCCTGAAGCCCATCGCCCGCATCGTCAACCTGGCGGTGACGGCGGGCGACCCGGTCATCATGCTGGAAGAGCCGATCCCGGCGACGCGGCGGGTTCTCGACCGCGCCGGCATGACGATGAAGGACATCGATCTGTTCGAAGTGAACGAGGCCTTCGCCTCGATCCCCCTGGCATGGATGAAGGCGCTTGATGCCGACCCGGAGAGGCTGAACGTCAACGGAGGCGCCATCGCGCTCGGTCATCCGCTCGGCGCGACCGGCACGAAGCTGATGGCGACGCTGATCCATGCGCTCAAGGCGCGGGGCCAGCGCTACGGTCTCCAGACCATGTGCGAAGGCGGCGGCATCGCCAACGCCTCGATCATCGAGGTGCTCTGAGCCATGAACCTCGCGCTCAGCGATGAGCAGGCGATGGTCCGCGACATGGTCCGCCGCTTCCTGGCGGACCGATATGACGCGACGACCATGGCGAAAGGGCCGATGTCTCCCGACGACTGGCGCGCATTGGGGGAACTCGGCCTTTTCGCCCTGCTGACGCCGGAGCAGGCAGGCGGCCTGGGCGGCGGCGCGGCGGAGGTGATGATCGTCTCCGAAGAGATGGGGCGCGCCCTTGCGATCACCCCGCTGGCCGAGGCCATCCTGCTGTGCGGCCGGGCCATCGCTGGCAGTGCCGCCGCCGAAGAATGGGGCGACAGGCTGATGCAGGGGGACGCCCTGCTCGCATTCGCGCCGGGTGGCGCGCTTGTGGACGGAAGGCTCCGCGGATCGGCGGCCATTGTCCGGGATGGCATGGATGCCGCCGCCTTTGTCGTGGAGACCGAGGCAGGCGCGCTTATGCTGGTCGACGGGCAGGACAGCGGAGTCCGCAGGACGCCGGTTCGCCTGGTCGACGGCAGCATGGCGGCCCATGTGCGATTCGATGCGGTGCAGGCCCAGCCGCTCACCGTTCCGGCGGGCATGTGGGCGGAGGCCCAAGCCCTGGCCGGCCTGTCGATCGTCGCCGAGTTAGTGGGCGCGATGGCGAGCTTGCTCGACCTGACCGTCGATTATGTCAGGCAGCGCCACCAGTTCGGCAAGCCGATCGCGAGCTTTCAGGTCGTCCAGCATCGCTGCGCCCGGATGTACACTTGGTTGGAGCAGTCCCGATCCTTGCTTTTGAAGGCGGCCCTGGCCGAGGAGGAAGCGCGGGTCCGGGCCGTGACGGCGGCGAGGGCCTATATTGGCGACGCTGCCTTGAAACTCGCTGAGGAGGCAGTGCAGTTGCATGGCGGCATGGGCGTGACCGATGAACTTGCGATCGGGCGAGGGCTGCGCCGCGTGCTGCTGCTGTCGCGCCTCCATGGCGGTGGAATCGCCGCCCGTGCCGCCCTGGCAGCCTAAGGGATCAACGATGGCGACAAAAGGCAGGGTTGAAGGGAAGGTCGTTCTCATCACCGGCGCGGCGCACGGGCTGGGCAAGGCCGATGCCGAGGCGCTGGCGCGCGAGGGCGCGCGGGTGATCGTCGCCGACGTCGACGAGGAGGAAGCGCAGCGGGTCGCCGACATGCTTCCGGCAGCGATGGCGCTTCGCCTGGACGTGACCTGCGAAGCGCAATGGCAGGCCGCGTTGACGAAAATCATGCACGCCTATGGCCGGCTCGATGCGCTGGTCAACAATGCGGGCATTGCTGCCTTCGAAACGGTCGAGCAGTCGTCGCTGGAGGCATTCCGCCGCGTGATGGCCGTTTCGGCGGAAGGAACGTTCCTGGGATGCAAGACCTGCCTGCCGGCGCTGGCGGCCAGCGGCGCGGGATCGATCGTCAACATCGCGTCCGTGGCCGCGATCCGGGGCAATCCGGCCGTGTTCGCCTATAGCGCGGCGAAGGGCGCCGTGCTCTCCATGACGCGCAGCCTGATCGTGCATTGCCAGCAGCAGGGCTATCCCGTTCGCGCCAATGTGGTTCTCCCCGGATCGCACGATACGCAGATGGTGCGCGAAGCCTATCGCTTCGCCGCGCCCGAATTGCGCGAAGCCGCCCGCAAGCACGAAGGACAGCCGGAGCATGTCGCCGACCTGGTCCTGTTCCTGGTGTCGGATGAGTCGGCCCGGTTGAACGGCGCGGAGATCGTCATCGACAATGGCCGGACCGTGGCCTGATGCTAGGCTGTATCGACATTCAGCCCTGACGGCCTGCAAATGGTTGAAGCGAGTCACGTGCCTCGCTTCAATCTCCGTGCTTCCGGTGCTCACCTACTTTGAGTAGGCTGCGCGCCGGGTCACGGAAAATCACCATTTTCGGCTCGCCATCTTCTGAATGTCGATACAGCCTAGGGCGCCCCACAGCCTCCTGAGGCAGGCGGGACGTTTATGGCAATCGGCTGGATGGCTGGCGGATGCCATCCCCCCTCCGCCGCCTTTGCCTTGGGCCGGTAAAGGCGCATCATCAGCATGAATGGTTCGCGCGGAGCGGGCAGCCAGTTCGCCCGCTTGTCCGCGCCGGGATCGTCATTCTGGATGAGAAGGCGAAGCGATCCGTCCGGCCCATAGGCAAGGCCCGGCGTCCGGTCGCCGATCGAGTAGCGATCGATCGGATTGGCGGCCAGAAAACCTTTCTCATAATAGAGCGTGATGGACCAGAAGCCGTCCACCGGCGG
This genomic interval carries:
- a CDS encoding acetyl-CoA C-acetyltransferase codes for the protein MPEAYIVSARRTAGGRRNGRLAGWHPADLGALVLDALVADAGVDPAAIDDVIIGCVSQVGEQTFAFGRNIVLASSLPDSVPAVTIDRQCGSSQQAVHFAAQAVMSGLQDIVIAGGVESMTRVPMGSPITLAKAGGIGANPFSEAIQKRYGVEMFSQFHGAQMIADKYGFTRDDHDRFALASHRKAAAAMNAGAFDAEIVPVPVVTAEGEQAIHDRDEGVRADASMESIGSVKLLSEGGTLSAATASQICDGASGVLVASEAAVRAHGLKPIARIVNLAVTAGDPVIMLEEPIPATRRVLDRAGMTMKDIDLFEVNEAFASIPLAWMKALDADPERLNVNGGAIALGHPLGATGTKLMATLIHALKARGQRYGLQTMCEGGGIANASIIEVL
- a CDS encoding SDR family oxidoreductase gives rise to the protein MATKGRVEGKVVLITGAAHGLGKADAEALAREGARVIVADVDEEEAQRVADMLPAAMALRLDVTCEAQWQAALTKIMHAYGRLDALVNNAGIAAFETVEQSSLEAFRRVMAVSAEGTFLGCKTCLPALAASGAGSIVNIASVAAIRGNPAVFAYSAAKGAVLSMTRSLIVHCQQQGYPVRANVVLPGSHDTQMVREAYRFAAPELREAARKHEGQPEHVADLVLFLVSDESARLNGAEIVIDNGRTVA
- a CDS encoding acyl-CoA dehydrogenase family protein, with amino-acid sequence MNLALSDEQAMVRDMVRRFLADRYDATTMAKGPMSPDDWRALGELGLFALLTPEQAGGLGGGAAEVMIVSEEMGRALAITPLAEAILLCGRAIAGSAAAEEWGDRLMQGDALLAFAPGGALVDGRLRGSAAIVRDGMDAAAFVVETEAGALMLVDGQDSGVRRTPVRLVDGSMAAHVRFDAVQAQPLTVPAGMWAEAQALAGLSIVAELVGAMASLLDLTVDYVRQRHQFGKPIASFQVVQHRCARMYTWLEQSRSLLLKAALAEEEARVRAVTAARAYIGDAALKLAEEAVQLHGGMGVTDELAIGRGLRRVLLLSRLHGGGIAARAALAA